Part of the Oncorhynchus keta strain PuntledgeMale-10-30-2019 chromosome 31, Oket_V2, whole genome shotgun sequence genome, AGTAATTGATAATTAAATATGGTTTTCAGAGGTGTATTTATGATTTGTTTTCTACCTTAGGTCCAAGATGTTACAATGGAGATCCAGGATCTTCTTCAGTGGTTGGAAAACACAGACCTGAGGCTGTCCTCCAGTAAGACAGTGTGGGGGATGCCTGACTTTGCCAGCGAGAGGCTCAACGCACATCTGGTAAGGCCAACACAACACCAACTCTACCCCAAATCAATAACTGACCAGTAGATTGTCacatgattcatgatgatgactgctagcttgctacTTTTGAAAGTATGACGTTGACACGATcaatccaatcaaagctactgtagttaaaacgtgatttgatgtaattgtatctgtggccaatgaccttgagccttcatggatgggcacttctaatgtaactctatggcagcaccaaaGGGGCATGCATTTTCTAGCTCTACCTGTATATtttgcggtgacgtagtgtccccatgagtgaaaGAACATTGAGCCAATTACAGTGCAGAGAGAACATTACCAACTCCTACGTTCCATATAttctgctggctgccccaccaccacagaaagtgctgagctaggctgaaacacctgcattttgaagCTGCCTCACTCAAGAATGcaaaaaaaagagaccatgtttgtatgcagtaTTACAGACTCAATGTATGACACTTTTAATTGACATTGTTTGCAAACGGATATGACACATACTGTAATAAtgacaaaataacatgcaaacaggcaacaaaacaaaaacaactcaactgccctgaatgatgggtcGCCACTGGACCCATCTAGTAGCTGCCCACAGAAACGGTCCTGTGCCCTGATCAAAAACTGAAATCCAAGTTCAGAGATTCATAGTACTATAGGGTGAGACCCCTTTACCCATCCACCTGGATCTCATTGAAACCTAATATGTATTGTCATTGTATGattaaaaatttttttttttttttttttacaaggttGTCTCAGCTCAGAGGAACCTACTCTGACTGTATGCACATATTACAGTGTGGCATTGAGCAATAGGGATGTCTATATAGCTGGATATCCCCATCTAGTGGTTGATATCTCTAATGACAGTACATTCAAACTTTTTATGTGAATGTGTAAATGCAAGTGTTAATTGAATGACTAGGAAGGTGCAATTGAAACTTACATATAATTTATTTTGATTTACtgacattacattttttaaaaatatactgTATCAACTGCTTAAAACACTTGTACATTACTTCTGAGATGGCAGTATCTTattctttcctctggtctaaaaactatcccaatgccccagggcagtgatcacactaccctgtgtagggtgccgtcttccggatgggacgttaaacgggtgtcctgactctctgcggtcatttaaagatcccatggcacttatcgtaagagtacgGGTGTTAACccgtaatttaaaaaaatattaaaggAAAGTCTTCATTTTAATTACATGGAGTTTTAGTCAAACAATTTTCACAACCTTCCAGCTAATGTCAGTACATAATTACATATGTTTGTCCTCACTTGACCCTGGCAATTAGATAGTTTTCGCCTTTCCCGCTACAAAAAGGCGCAGTGGGCAAATCTTACTTCCACTATTAAAGTACGGGAACACCTTTTCAGTGAATTTGTCTTTGAAGGTGTAGAGAGTTCGTTTCTTGGTGATGTCGCAGAATGTCACCTCCCCTTTGTCACAGTCCAGTCGAACTCGGATCACTTGTGGGCTCTCATCTACTTTGATCTGGACATGCGATTTTATACATGCTTTGTATTTGCCACTGATGTGTTTGATGATCCACAATCCACTCTGAGGCTCCATTTTGACTTGCTTCTTGCGTGGAATGGACTCTTTGGCTACTCCTAAGATCCAGTTATCATTATCTCCTACCTCCACATCCCAGTAATGGATGCCTTCACTGTACCCTTCAGAACCCAACACTCCTACGTTAAGAAACCTTTCGGGATTGTCTGGGAGACTCTGCCTCTCGTCACAGTATGTCATAGTGGTGAGGTCATCAGAGAGTGTGAACTTAGTGGACATAGTGTTCGGATCCATGGTCACAGGAGCTATAGGGATGTGTGCAGAGATATTGCATATTAATATTGAACTATATTGGTgggagacatacagtagagaaaccaattttttttggggggggatgcACTCACTGTAGTCAACAAACTCATGCATCTTCTCCCAGACTTTGAACTTGAGAGATCCCACATGTTTGGCCACGTCAATCAGTGCTCCTGACACTACCTGAGTATCTTCAGTATCTGGGAATGTGCAATTGGCTCTATggaagaattttttttttttttttttgatgcgTCAGTGGAATGGAAAGAATTATAATAATTTAGAcgcttaaaaaaaaaagtgatttacCTGTTAAGTATGGCCTTGTAGTTCTATGAAAAAAAGAACGAGGACAAACGTCACTTAATATCAGGCGACTGTGAGAGAAACAGTTTCACAGCAATGGGATTTTTAACATTTTGACAGACCCCTTACCTGCAGGAATGTGATATTGTCAACTTCCATTTCCTTATCTATAACTACAATCGTCTCTGAAAGGGTTGTGAGCTCTCTGGTCAACGCCTCAGCTTTTTCTTGCATCACTTCAGATTTCTGCCGTTCTTCCTCTCTCAGGGTAGCTATCCTGGCCGTCTCTTCCTCGTCTAGGAACTGGTGGAGTTTCTGAAACTCCCTGCTGATCTGCTCCTCTGCAAATTGGGCCTGGCCCTACAATAGAACATTCAACTCAACTTTCAACATTGCCCAAACGCTCACTCAAATATTTATGTTACTTAAAATGCATTATAATAGCTACCTTTATGTGCTCCACCCAGCTTTGATGACACATCTTGGCTGTGTTCTTGTTTTCTAGTTTGTTCTTCAAAGTGGAAACCACAGCCTGGATTTCACTCTAGATTGGAAGTGATAATTGTCAAACATCTGATTTTGTTACCCACGCTGTAAAAATGTGTGTTGATTCAGCTTCAAAAACCAAGGCAACCAGATGCAATACCATTTTTTGTTTGCGCAACATTCTGGCGTATTAACTCAACCAACATTCACAAATTTGCTTGAATTTTTTAGGTTGATTGAAAATACAATTCAACATGCCCAAATGTAACTAAAAATCGTATTGCAGCTGGTTGGTTGCCTTGGGTTTTTGTATTGAATAATCTGAAGCCCTCTAATCTCTTTTTTTTTGTGCTAAATAAGAGTGGGATAAAAAATTGAAAAGATGTCATGGATTGAACCCTGCAGGGTACAGTATATGTGCATGGAGAAAACACATTTGCCAGTagctgaaaggtcgctggttcgaatacccGAGCCGACGAGGTGAGAAATCTGTCGATGTGTCCTTGAGCGAGGGACTTTAAtcgccgtactactatggctgatcccgtaaaaaaacacacatttcactgcacctatccggtgtatAATTTAAACTcaataaaaatataaaagcaacaataaacgattttactgagttacagttcatataaagaaatcagtcaattgaaataaatgcattaggcctACCCACTTGGGAGCCACGCCCAgctaatcagaatgagtttttccccacaaaaaaagtgttttattaaAGACAGATATACTCCTCACAGGACAAGAGCAACGGAAATGGTGCTGTCAAAGAGAGTAGATAGTGGTTTTCATCCTCTCTGGTGCTCTGCTCTCCTCATCAATGTCAAAAAAAATTAAGTGCGTGTGTGCAGTGTCTTTTGCCATCGCCTTCCACAAGCAAACATGAACTTGTAATTTTACGCAACGAGCTTTTTCAAATTCAGCTCCGATTCTTTTTTTGAAGTCAATTTACACAATTATGCTGAGTAAGCAACTGGTTTTGTCACAGAGAGGTACACTGCCAGTTAAATGCAAGCAAAGTAAACAAAACGTTTACAAAATGGTCTCACCTTCAAATCCGGCACAGCCTCCTCAACGGGATAACAGTCATGACCTTTATGTTTTTTTGATGTGTAGCAGACAACACAAATGAGCTGTTTATCGTCGAAACAGAAGATTTTAAGTTTCTCCCCATGCAGCTGGCAGTTATCAGATCGGATGTTTTCACCCCCGTTCTGTAAGGAATCACAGAGACTCTTTAAGGCGAGGCTTAAACTCTGCTCCTCAGATGAACACTCTTTTTTGCATACGGGACACAGCGGATTCTCCATTTCCTTCCAGTATTTCTGCAGACACTCCTCACAGAAGCTGTGGCTGCATTTGAGGACCACCGGGTTCCTGAAGATGTCACCGCAAACGGGACAAGAGAGGTGCTCCTCCAAGAGAGACAAACTGGCAGCCATTCTTTTTCACACACAGGGATCGTTTGTGCTATTCTTTCCTCATTGGTTGAAATGGACCTCACCCACAAGTTACCAAGAAACAAAACAGAAACTAAACTCACTCTGCCTCGGTGCAGAAACTCAGGCTTGGACGTATGTACAGTATAGTACCTACCGACAATAATGTCAACGGTTTATTATTATAGCTATATGGTAAACAATTATCATAGGCAAAATATTGTACGAACTACTATGTTTTTTTTTCCATTTCCGTTTGCGGAATATTTAGTTAAAAGCCTGGAATAAAGAAAATGGGCTACCTATAATTACATTGTAcatattgtagcgacccgcacagacagctgtgtgttatgggttaggctaggaggtggttgtgttgtactgaccagtacccggtgttcgcggggtccgacatgtcaatcaacctgctatctgccaatcacgggaatgcctggaatgttctgatgccgggcatcctggtggttggcggagtggcggggaggggggttgggcaggggggtggagcattggaagttaagaccaggttcagcctttgttctctctctcttacgtctgggcttcacaagagaaggtcacgattggcttgtgggttatctgtcatctatttggcgtgtgctacggcccaaacagtagcctgtgtaaagttggtttaataaaccgtcaattcgcaaactcaagcctctgtctggacaattgttcatttatgatctagtcaggtcattacaatatatTTAGCTTCTATGTGGTAAATGGTACGTGTGCATATAGATTGTGCATAGGCTTGTCTCACACATAAAACTTCTCTTTGTGTCAGACTGGGTTCAAATGCCTTCTgtttctttttgttctgtatttatttatctgtatatgttatgtatgtatgtacatatgtgtgtgtgtgtgtgtatatatacagtgtgtatgtatgtatttatgtatatattttttgaaatgtttggataACCTTATTTACTATTATGTATTGATCTTTTACCTTACATTATTCACTCTTTATGCGATGCGTAATGCAGAGAACACCAGAAGAAGAAATATCATTGAATTACCacagtgaattattgtaatgtttgtttatgtgcCAATTAATGCCATAAGGGATGAGTTGCCAAATGGCGATTTGACGCGAAAATCAAATGTTACTCATTAATTCATACTAGAGTgacacaaaacaacaaaaacgatCATTTTGTGAGGACTTTTACCTATGTGAGCACACCTCTTTGCCACTGGATGTCAGTAAGTACCCAGACATGGCAAAAAGCAATGGTTGTTAATGGTAAAGACATGGAAATTATGAAGGTATTGCTTAAAACGtgtgtaaaaaataaagacatgGTCACCACCATGACACTGTTGTAATCCAGTATGTAACATTTTACCTTTAAAATCTGGTGGAAAAAGTCACAGTGAATCCCATTCAGGGTCAACCTGTCCCAAGGTATGCCaagagcgacagatttgtaccttgtcagcttgagggtttgaacttgcaaccttccggttactagtcaaaATCAAatcgaaatcaaatcaaatttatttgtcacatacacatggttagcagatgttaatgcgagtgtagcgaaatgcttgtgcttctagttccgacaatgcagtaataaccaacaagtaatctaactagaatatgtacataaggatatatgaatgaatgatggtacagagcagcataggcaagatacagtagatggtatctagtacagtatatacatataagatgagtatgtaaacaaagtggcatagttaaagtggctagtgatacatgtattacataaggatgcagtcgatgatatagagtacagtatatacgtatgcatatgagatgaataatgtagggtaagtaacattatataaggtagcattgtttaaagtggctagtgatatatttacatcattcccatcaattcccattattaaagtggctggagttgagtcagtgtcagtgtgttggcagcggccactcaatgttagtggtggctgtttaacagtctgatggccttgagatagaagctgtttttcagtctctcggtcccagctttgatgcacctgtactgacctcgccttctggatgatagcggggtgaacaggcagtggctcgggtggttgatgtccttgatgatctttatggccttcctgtaacatcgggtggtgtaggtgtcctggagggcaggtagtttgccccggtgatgcgttgtgcagacctcactaccctctggagagccttacggttgagggcggagcagttgccgtaccaggcggtgatacagcccgccaggatgctctcgattgtgcatctgtagaagtttgagtgcttttggtgacaagccaaatttcttcagcctcctgaggttgaagaggcgctgctgcgccttcttcacgatgctgtctgtgtgagtggaccaattcagtttgtctgtgatgtgtatgccgaggaacttaacttgctaccctctccactactgttccatcgatgtggataggggggtgttccctctgctgtttcctgaagtccacaatcatctccttagttttgttgacgttgagtgtgaggttattttcctgacaccacacgccgagggccctcacctcctccctgtaggccgtctcgtcgttgttggtaatcaagcctaccactgttgtgtcgtccgcaaacttgatgattgagttggaggtgtgcgtggccacgcagtcgtgggtgaacagggagtacaggagagggctcagaacgcacccgtGTCCaatgcaaccttccggttactagtccaatgctctaaccactaggctaccctgccgcccctaaacTAATGAGCTTAGGCAGTTTGACATAGTGTTCTCTCTTACTGTTATCCCTGGGACTAGTCTCAGTGACAGATGCCTTCTGGAGAGCATCAAGACCACTCCACCAGTCTTACACCACTCCCAGGGTGTAACGGAGCTGACAGAACAGAGTGCTAGTGTGTTGTGCACTTCCCCAGGGGTCCTGGGAACAGGAGAGGGTGCTAGAGCCCAGTGGCTGTCCCAGAATAATCTCTTCCTCTTGAGCTGACAGCACAGTGTCAGTGTGCTGTGCCTAGTGCTGTAATCAAGTTGCTAGAGTGGAGTACTACAACACTGGCACTCCACAGAGGGTCCTGAGAGAGGACCGGGTGCTAGTGCTCAGTGCCAGTCCCAAAATGCCCTAATCATCATTGTTCAATGTCACAATGCCACTGTGCTGTAGAGCTCCTTCCTGCTGCACAGACTCTGGAGAGACAGAAGGTATTGATGCCGATGGCTCCGAGAGCATATTCAATATTGTTATCGATAAATTACAACGGTGTCCTTGCAGCCTCCTATCAACCGATTTGCAAAAAGATGACAATTAGTCAATAGGctatttctctcctgttctaccCAGTTACGGTGGACAGTAACTAGTTAGCAGATGGACATTTGACTGCATACATAAAGAATAATATTTTGTCCATCAGTTTGAAAGGAAAGTGGGAGACGTGCTGTATATAAGTGGACATAGTGGATGCTgagcttccctctctctaccgccCCAGGAGCTATGTAACGAGATGGACTCCAAGCTCCATGCCTACACAGATGTGAGGAACGCCATCCGCAGGATGTTGGAGAGCGGCAACGTGACCCGGGGCTCCAGCACAGAACACAGCCTCTGTATCCTGGAGCAGAAGTGGACTACCGTCTATGGGAAAGTACAGGACCGTAAGGTGAGGGTGAGACTTAGGCTGCTCCCAGATCTATGTGCTTTAGCCAACCCCTCTGACCATTGTCAACCTTACATACAGGGTTGGGTTGATTAGGGCATGCAACAATGTTTTAGCTACAGAAAACGAAAAGGAGCATTTCTTACTGGAtaagttcaggtagtccctccctttTTCAGTCAGTTTTCTTCCAACCCAGATCTGGGACAAGGCTAAGTGACACTGATGAGGGGCCTAAGAATATGATGATTAACTACAGTATATTTGTGAATGACCTGGGTAAAAGTGTGATATCTGTTCTGTTCGTAGGCTAAGCTAACCGAAGGGTTGAGCCTGGCAAAGGAGTTCCACTGTAATGTCCAGGAGCTGCTGACCAGGATGACCAAGTATGAGGAGGCCATAGGAGACCTGCCTGCCCCCAGCTTCGTCCTGGACACAGTCTGTGGCCAGCTTCAAGAAcaccgggtgtgtgtgtgtgtgtgtgtgtgtgtgtgtgtgtgtgtgtgtgtgtgtgtctgtctgtctgtctgtctgtctgtctgtctgtctgtctgtctgtctgtctgtctgtctgtctgtctgtctgtctgtctgtctgtctgtctgtctgtctgtctgtctgtctgtctgtctgtctgtctgtctgtctgtctgtctgtctgtctgtctgtctgtctgtctgtcttagtctgtctgtcatctgtctgtctgtctgtctgtctgtcttagcgtgcatttgtgtctgtgtgtgagagtatgTGTTTGTGCACATgcatttgtgtctgtgtgtgagagtatgTGTTTGTGCACATgcatttgtgtctgtgtgtgagagtatgTGTTTGTGCACATgcatttgtgtctgtgtgtgagagtatgtgtttgtgcatatgtgtgtgcatgtgtgaatgatgtctgtgtgtgtatatgataaATCATAGTGTATTTCCTCCCTACAGACTCTGGTGGGTGAGGTGAACTGCTACGGTGAGAAGAAGACGGTGGTGGAGACTGCAGGCTCCAGGCTGACCGAGCTGAGCAGGAAGGAGGACTGTGACGTGGTTCACAACCTGATCATGACCGTACAGGACCGCTACAGGAAACTTCACCAGTGCACCACAGAGAGGGGCCGAACACTAGAGGACGTCAAGAAGAATGCAAAACAGGTATAGATACAGAACCATCTCTGAAATATAGTTTTTTTGGTAATTATGAACTATTCTGTATTTTCCACCCCACATAATATTTTTTTTCCCCGACATCCTCTATCTATTAACTCGTAGTAACCCTCCAAAACAGTCTTAATGCCTCAGTTTCAATAGTCCAATTTAGAAGGGCTCTCATGATAACAAGCACACGTTATCCTCTAATATTTCAGTTCAGTGAATCTTGGCGCCTCCTAGTGGACTGGATGACTGAGGTGGAGCAGACGCTGGACACACATAAAGAGATCGCCGCGGACCACGAGGAAATTAAACTGCAGCTCACCGAACAGAAGGTAGGCCTAAAGAAATTATAGAAATAATTGTAGCTCTTGTGAATATTATTCTAGCTTAGAATGTATCGTTTAAATCCATTGTTTTTGTCCATTGTTTTTGT contains:
- the LOC118364222 gene encoding E3 ubiquitin-protein ligase TRIM35-like, with translation MAASLSLLEEHLSCPVCGDIFRNPVVLKCSHSFCEECLQKYWKEMENPLCPVCKKECSSEEQSLSLALKSLCDSLQNGGENIRSDNCQLHGEKLKIFCFDDKQLICVVCYTSKKHKGHDCYPVEEAVPDLKSEIQAVVSTLKNKLENKNTAKMCHQSWVEHIKGQAQFAEEQISREFQKLHQFLDEEETARIATLREEERQKSEVMQEKAEALTRELTTLSETIVVIDKEMEVDNITFLQNYKAILNRANCTFPDTEDTQVVSGALIDVAKHVGSLKFKVWEKMHEFVDYTPVTMDPNTMSTKFTLSDDLTTMTYCDERQSLPDNPERFLNVGVLGSEGYSEGIHYWDVEVGDNDNWILGVAKESIPRKKQVKMEPQSGLWIIKHISGKYKACIKSHVQIKVDESPQVIRVRLDCDKGEVTFCDITKKRTLYTFKDKFTEKVFPYFNSGSKICPLRLFVAGKAKTI